Proteins encoded by one window of uncultured Methanobrevibacter sp.:
- a CDS encoding respiratory chain complex I subunit 1 family protein: protein MFENTLVNSILAVIGTVLVCFLISTLLPGIERKYIHARIQQRIGPVVLAPGVMAPIKFMFKENVEVSSPVPGLYKSLPIICFIVVLCVLIALTPQAYQFPALASLVAVVGFLKVEEICYVLMGALSKSVMSVRMPFPDKIKGATHLNSNRSFIEDISAKRSLRMITYGSFPLYLALFAPVTAAGSIFLSDIAAYQHANGPFLFTASGAIAAIVFFIGYMIILNEYPFSIIKAKSDVIEGPYMEYAAKYRAVVYLTRGFFMFVLGAIFSVLFIGVPPTILSWGILVNIAVALIFVFMMGILSAFSPVFTNRQLLPTILGSTLLGILAIVLGLL, encoded by the coding sequence ATGTTTGAAAATACACTCGTTAACTCAATTCTTGCAGTAATTGGCACAGTGCTTGTTTGCTTTTTAATTTCAACACTGCTTCCAGGAATTGAAAGGAAATATATTCATGCTAGAATTCAACAGAGAATTGGACCTGTCGTTCTTGCTCCAGGTGTAATGGCTCCAATCAAATTCATGTTTAAAGAAAATGTTGAAGTTTCATCTCCTGTTCCGGGATTATATAAGTCATTGCCAATAATCTGCTTTATTGTTGTTTTATGTGTTCTTATTGCATTAACTCCTCAAGCTTATCAATTTCCGGCACTTGCAAGTTTAGTGGCTGTCGTCGGATTTTTAAAGGTGGAAGAAATATGCTATGTTTTGATGGGAGCATTATCCAAATCTGTCATGTCAGTTAGGATGCCATTCCCTGATAAAATAAAGGGCGCTACTCATTTAAACTCCAACAGATCATTTATTGAAGATATAAGTGCTAAAAGGTCATTAAGGATGATTACTTATGGATCATTTCCATTGTATTTGGCCTTATTTGCTCCGGTAACTGCTGCTGGAAGCATTTTCTTATCAGACATTGCCGCATATCAACATGCCAATGGTCCGTTTTTATTTACAGCATCTGGTGCAATTGCAGCTATTGTGTTCTTCATTGGATATATGATAATTTTAAATGAATATCCATTTTCAATAATTAAGGCTAAAAGCGATGTTATTGAAGGACCATACATGGAATATGCTGCAAAATATAGGGCTGTTGTTTATCTGACAAGAGGATTTTTCATGTTTGTACTTGGTGCAATCTTTTCAGTATTGTTTATTGGAGTGCCGCCAACAATTCTTTCATGGGGAATTTTAGTCAATATTGCAGTCGCATTGATATTCGTATTTATGATGGGAATCTTATCAGCATTCAGTCCAGTATTTACAAATAGACAGTTATTGCCAACAATTTTAGGATCAACATTACTTGGAATATTGGCTATTGTGCTTGGATTATTATGA
- a CDS encoding NADH-quinone oxidoreductase subunit B family protein translates to MGIKSFSRARAIHVMLVYTGGCNGCDIEIVNSILSPRFDAEQYNVFLTWNPREADVLVVTGPVTHLNRKPLEEIYKAIPNPKLVVAAGSCALMGGVYKNCFADIPSEEIEGPVENIIPVNAKVPGCAVRPQDVLAGVVSLLPTLLDAD, encoded by the coding sequence ATGGGAATTAAATCATTTTCAAGAGCCAGAGCAATACATGTCATGTTAGTTTACACTGGCGGATGTAACGGATGCGATATTGAAATTGTTAATTCAATTTTATCACCAAGATTTGACGCTGAACAATATAATGTGTTCTTAACTTGGAATCCTCGTGAAGCTGACGTTTTAGTTGTCACAGGTCCTGTTACACATTTAAATAGAAAGCCATTGGAAGAGATTTACAAGGCCATTCCTAATCCGAAATTGGTTGTGGCTGCTGGAAGTTGTGCTCTAATGGGTGGTGTTTATAAGAATTGTTTTGCTGATATTCCATCCGAAGAAATTGAAGGACCTGTTGAAAACATCATACCGGTCAATGCAAAAGTTCCGGGTTGTGCCGTAAGGCCTCAGGATGTTTTGGCAGGTGTAGTATCATTATTACCTACATTATTAGATGCGGATTAA
- a CDS encoding sodium-dependent transporter, which translates to MTEQKKSEWNSNLAFMMAMISSAVGLGNIWRFPNVLYSNGGGSFMIPYIVSIFLLGISFVLVEYAVGFKFKRSIARILYSINEKLEPVAWFILIVVFLITTYYVCVVGWDLIYIFLSFTKAWGSNPDLYFTNSVLHSTDSISGFFTIVPVVLASVFAIWFIAWFIIKRDLNDGIGNVSKILLPILCGIVVVIVAFSLTLPGASAGYTQIFTPDWSALGNLDVWLAAFGQIVFSLSLGMAIAMTYASYLPDGSKLVDNAIIVAFSNSGFEVFNSIGIFSILGFMTVTSGIPFNELVTSGTGLAFVVFPQVFNTMGPAAYVIGPLFFLCILFAGITSVIALLEGVCYSISEKFLIERKKTATVVCIIGFCISIIFTTGIGSTILGIFDAFLNNFALLFAVLLECIVFGWIYKFDDLIETLNAHSTIKVGKTWKIVIKYILPICILGLWIQGVVSTINEADTLSSIVMLILTIVVIVVPCIIALLPARNKNYYEHKIYSK; encoded by the coding sequence ATGACAGAACAGAAAAAATCAGAATGGAATAGTAATCTTGCATTTATGATGGCAATGATTAGTTCTGCTGTCGGTCTTGGAAACATATGGCGTTTCCCAAATGTTTTATACTCCAACGGTGGAGGATCATTTATGATTCCATACATCGTTTCAATATTTCTTTTAGGAATTTCATTTGTTTTAGTGGAGTATGCCGTCGGATTCAAGTTCAAAAGATCAATTGCAAGAATATTATATTCAATTAATGAAAAATTAGAACCTGTAGCATGGTTTATACTGATTGTTGTATTCTTAATTACGACCTATTACGTTTGTGTTGTCGGATGGGATTTAATCTATATATTCCTAAGTTTTACAAAAGCATGGGGATCAAACCCTGACCTATACTTTACTAATTCAGTATTACACTCTACAGATTCAATATCCGGATTTTTTACTATCGTACCAGTTGTCCTTGCTTCAGTATTTGCCATTTGGTTTATAGCATGGTTTATCATCAAAAGAGATTTGAATGATGGAATAGGTAATGTAAGTAAAATTTTATTACCTATACTTTGTGGAATTGTTGTAGTTATTGTTGCATTCTCATTAACTTTACCAGGTGCATCAGCAGGTTATACACAAATTTTCACACCAGATTGGTCGGCGTTGGGCAATTTAGATGTATGGTTAGCAGCATTCGGACAAATCGTATTTTCCCTAAGTTTAGGAATGGCAATTGCAATGACATATGCAAGTTATCTGCCTGATGGTTCAAAATTAGTAGATAACGCAATAATCGTAGCATTTTCAAACTCCGGTTTTGAAGTGTTTAACTCAATTGGAATTTTTTCCATTTTAGGATTCATGACCGTGACAAGCGGAATTCCATTTAATGAACTTGTAACATCCGGAACAGGACTTGCATTTGTAGTATTCCCACAAGTATTCAATACAATGGGACCTGCAGCATATGTAATTGGACCTTTGTTCTTTTTATGCATCTTATTTGCAGGAATCACATCCGTTATTGCACTACTTGAAGGAGTATGTTATTCAATTTCTGAAAAGTTCCTTATCGAACGTAAAAAAACCGCAACCGTAGTTTGCATTATTGGATTTTGTATTTCAATTATTTTTACAACAGGCATTGGAAGTACAATTTTAGGAATCTTCGATGCATTTTTAAATAACTTCGCATTATTATTTGCAGTACTTCTTGAATGTATAGTATTTGGTTGGATTTACAAATTTGATGATTTAATCGAGACCTTGAATGCTCATTCAACAATTAAAGTAGGGAAAACTTGGAAAATAGTCATCAAATACATTTTACCTATTTGTATCCTAGGTCTTTGGATACAGGGAGTGGTTTCAACCATTAATGAAGCAGATACCCTAAGTTCAATCGTAATGTTAATATTAACAATTGTGGTGATAGTGGTTCCATGTATTATTGCACTACTGCCTGCACGTAATAAAAATTACTACGAACATAAAATTTACTCAAAATAG
- a CDS encoding energy-converting hydrogenase B subunit P translates to MKFVMRPYHMVSLGGYIVEWDFPYRNLIVVNKTSEPIKIEIPVFHEEWIAEHRDLGLEVIPVTKNDNFLSMWKRAHAELDKIRPKNE, encoded by the coding sequence TTGAAATTTGTAATGAGGCCGTATCACATGGTAAGTCTTGGAGGATACATTGTTGAGTGGGATTTTCCTTATAGAAATCTCATAGTTGTAAATAAAACCTCTGAACCAATTAAAATTGAAATACCAGTTTTTCATGAAGAATGGATTGCTGAACATAGGGATTTAGGTCTTGAAGTTATTCCTGTTACTAAAAATGATAATTTTTTAAGCATGTGGAAAAGGGCGCATGCTGAATTAGATAAAATTAGGCCAAAAAATGAATGA
- a CDS encoding DUF5612 domain-containing protein, which yields MNDYTLTIQSYEKKGVLDNITDVITSHGANISYVHLFVEKNNMGSINLELEHVENIDDLLSDLENIKDIKSVELHGSQLDIYGKRIIIVGGGAQVSQVAKGAITEADRHNIRGERISIDTIPLVGEKNLAEAIEAISRLPRVTALVLAGSLMGGEITESVKKVKENGNLIVISLNMPGSVTKYADLIITDPIQAGVLAVMSVADTAVFDIKKLGDNIKY from the coding sequence ATGAATGATTATACGCTAACTATCCAATCATACGAAAAGAAAGGAGTTTTAGATAATATTACTGATGTTATCACTTCTCATGGTGCTAATATTAGTTACGTTCATCTTTTTGTTGAAAAAAATAATATGGGATCTATCAATTTGGAATTGGAGCATGTTGAAAATATTGATGATTTGCTTTCGGATTTGGAAAATATTAAAGATATCAAATCCGTTGAATTGCACGGTTCCCAATTGGATATTTATGGAAAACGTATAATTATCGTTGGTGGGGGAGCACAAGTTTCCCAAGTAGCTAAAGGTGCAATCACTGAAGCTGACAGACATAATATACGTGGTGAGCGTATAAGTATTGATACTATTCCATTAGTTGGAGAAAAAAATTTGGCTGAAGCTATTGAGGCTATTTCAAGGCTTCCCCGTGTTACTGCACTGGTTTTGGCAGGTTCCCTTATGGGTGGTGAAATTACAGAATCTGTAAAAAAAGTTAAAGAAAATGGAAATTTGATTGTAATTTCTCTTAATATGCCTGGTAGCGTAACCAAATATGCAGATTTAATTATTACAGACCCTATCCAAGCTGGAGTTCTTGCAGTGATGTCTGTTGCAGATACTGCAGTGTTTGACATTAAAAAACTTGGAGATAATATAAAATATTAA
- a CDS encoding nickel-dependent hydrogenase large subunit produces MDEKVPRSKIIETEIPMGTVHPAALEPYRVRIFVEDEIVQEAEITIGVNHRGIERIMEGLPVQKANSLTEKICGICSNAHIWNSCRTAEIGLGIEIPERALYIRVIMGELERLHSHFLYLAHGCEVLSHETFSMRVFYLREIVMELLAMIGGNRVQYGCSVLGGVRPRCDLDEAKLLRLKNDMDKIEEGLTDFAERFTSDSIVMSRISGIGVLPQKQAIKLAVTGPTLRATGVARDLRTTMFEYDEFDFNVVTQPGGDVKSNLLMRALESFESIKLIRQAIANIPEGKVVNRDWEMFDTDITESYIEVPRGTLYHSYALESGRVRHSIIRTPSMSNIGAMQYACIGDQITDAQLCIVQCDPCFTCSDRAIEIIRR; encoded by the coding sequence ATGGATGAAAAAGTACCGAGAAGCAAAATTATTGAAACGGAAATTCCAATGGGTACAGTTCACCCTGCTGCATTGGAACCATATAGGGTAAGGATTTTTGTTGAAGATGAAATAGTTCAGGAAGCTGAGATTACCATCGGAGTTAATCACAGAGGAATAGAAAGAATCATGGAAGGACTTCCGGTTCAAAAGGCAAATTCACTTACTGAAAAAATTTGTGGGATTTGTTCAAATGCACATATATGGAATTCATGCAGAACCGCAGAAATTGGATTAGGTATCGAAATTCCTGAAAGAGCATTATACATTCGTGTAATCATGGGGGAACTTGAACGTTTACATTCACACTTCTTGTATTTGGCGCATGGTTGTGAAGTATTGTCCCATGAAACATTTTCAATGAGAGTGTTCTATTTAAGGGAAATTGTAATGGAACTGCTTGCAATGATTGGAGGAAACAGGGTTCAGTATGGCTGTTCTGTTTTAGGTGGAGTAAGGCCTAGATGTGATTTGGATGAAGCCAAATTATTAAGGCTAAAAAATGATATGGATAAGATAGAAGAAGGGCTTACTGATTTTGCCGAAAGATTCACTTCCGATTCTATTGTAATGTCAAGGATTTCAGGAATTGGTGTTCTTCCTCAAAAGCAGGCTATCAAATTGGCTGTAACCGGTCCGACTTTAAGGGCAACCGGTGTTGCAAGAGACCTCCGAACAACAATGTTTGAATATGATGAATTTGATTTTAATGTGGTCACTCAACCTGGTGGTGATGTCAAATCCAATTTGTTGATGAGGGCTTTAGAATCATTTGAATCAATTAAATTAATTCGTCAGGCTATTGCTAACATCCCTGAAGGTAAGGTAGTTAACAGGGATTGGGAAATGTTTGACACTGATATTACTGAAAGTTACATAGAAGTTCCAAGGGGAACATTATATCATTCTTATGCTCTTGAAAGCGGTAGGGTAAGACACTCAATTATCAGAACTCCATCAATGTCCAATATTGGTGCTATGCAATATGCATGCATTGGTGATCAGATTACTGATGCTCAGCTTTGTATTGTACAGTGTGACCCATGTTTCACATGTTCTGATAGAGCAATTGAAATAATAAGGAGATAG
- a CDS encoding DNA polymerase subunit beta, whose translation MKQVRTRDFIYTSDDLYFASTNYIHPENRVISFLRYVPDPKGDREKDGKRYRKVGSEEAYSYLRENYPDYLYFSEVTNVEMMGVPLEKVEKIIKPEERLLGLKKTFDEGGKVKNPELIAKLMDVADFFHFMADIPYDHLGISGSILPGLQKSDVSDLDFVVYGLDNHRRAIATFKEHRGKEVYIEEVDKHITVEGITNDYWDFVYDKRMFDESLTKEEFRWYENRKANRGTINGTLFDILATKDYDEIEGVWGDTVYEPQGIAKIECDIVSALGAFDNPSLYTIENVEVLDGVDFPLTEVVSFTHTYAGEVIDGEHVIAKGKVEKVIINGEFSHYRIVVGTTREAIDEYLKLKESPA comes from the coding sequence TGTTCCAGATCCTAAAGGAGACCGTGAAAAAGACGGTAAACGTTATAGAAAAGTAGGATCAGAAGAAGCATACTCATATTTACGTGAAAACTATCCTGATTATTTGTATTTTTCAGAAGTTACCAATGTTGAAATGATGGGAGTTCCATTGGAAAAGGTTGAAAAAATAATAAAACCTGAAGAAAGGCTTTTAGGCCTTAAAAAGACTTTTGATGAAGGAGGAAAAGTTAAAAATCCTGAATTGATTGCAAAATTAATGGATGTTGCCGACTTTTTCCATTTCATGGCAGACATTCCATATGACCATCTGGGAATTTCAGGTTCAATCCTACCCGGCCTTCAAAAAAGTGATGTAAGCGACCTGGACTTTGTCGTATATGGCCTTGACAATCACAGAAGAGCAATCGCCACTTTTAAAGAACACCGTGGAAAAGAAGTATACATCGAAGAAGTCGACAAGCACATTACCGTTGAAGGAATCACCAACGATTACTGGGATTTTGTTTATGATAAAAGAATGTTTGACGAAAGCCTTACAAAAGAGGAATTCAGATGGTATGAAAACAGAAAAGCAAACAGAGGAACAATCAACGGAACTTTATTTGACATTCTAGCAACCAAGGATTATGATGAAATTGAAGGTGTTTGGGGAGATACAGTATATGAGCCTCAGGGAATAGCAAAAATCGAATGTGATATCGTAAGCGCACTTGGAGCATTCGACAATCCTTCACTTTATACAATTGAAAATGTTGAAGTTCTTGACGGCGTTGATTTCCCATTGACTGAAGTTGTTTCATTTACACACACCTATGCCGGCGAAGTTATTGACGGTGAGCATGTAATTGCTAAAGGCAAAGTGGAAAAGGTCATTATAAATGGTGAATTTTCACATTACCGCATTGTTGTCGGAACTACCCGTGAAGCAATTGATGAGTATTTGAAGCTTAAGGAAAGTCCAGCTTAA
- the cas4 gene encoding CRISPR-associated protein Cas4, whose amino-acid sequence MINISTIKTHMFCPRNLYIQTYVDKEEENNYQLAIEIKKLKIDIQDLIQKNLRKIKKEMELSEIEKELSENIDTFIKSNADAIISMNLDMTSDQVNEIIDNTYFNIKLTALKIKQAMNMYQKDAFAITDMFFPNCMYSYLLKDQKLELIGICDKIEIIDGKYYPVIIKSSNPPLKGVWDQDAIELVAHAILLEEEFETEVFVGFVYYEKIDEKRPVVMDVNLRKGLFEVIREVKEITENKKLPNVKMNPKKCSKCGYENFCLKG is encoded by the coding sequence ATGATAAATATATCAACAATTAAAACACATATGTTCTGTCCAAGAAACCTATACATCCAAACATACGTAGATAAAGAGGAAGAGAACAATTACCAATTAGCTATCGAGATTAAAAAACTCAAAATCGACATTCAGGACTTGATTCAGAAAAATTTGCGCAAAATTAAAAAGGAAATGGAACTATCCGAAATCGAAAAAGAATTATCTGAAAATATCGACACATTCATAAAAAGCAATGCCGATGCGATAATATCAATGAATCTGGACATGACCTCCGACCAAGTCAATGAAATAATCGACAATACTTATTTTAATATAAAATTAACAGCTTTAAAAATAAAACAGGCCATGAATATGTACCAAAAAGATGCCTTTGCCATTACCGACATGTTTTTTCCAAACTGCATGTATTCCTATTTATTAAAAGACCAAAAACTGGAATTGATTGGAATATGTGATAAAATAGAAATAATTGACGGCAAATATTATCCAGTGATCATTAAAAGTTCAAACCCTCCTCTAAAAGGTGTTTGGGACCAGGATGCCATAGAATTAGTAGCTCATGCAATACTTCTTGAAGAGGAATTCGAAACCGAAGTTTTTGTTGGCTTTGTATATTATGAAAAAATTGATGAAAAAAGACCTGTTGTGATGGATGTGAACTTAAGAAAAGGGTTGTTTGAAGTAATAAGAGAAGTTAAAGAAATTACTGAAAATAAAAAGCTTCCGAACGTGAAAATGAATCCAAAAAAATGCAGCAAATGCGGGTATGAAAATTTCTGTCTTAAAGGTTAA